One segment of Paenibacillus rhizovicinus DNA contains the following:
- a CDS encoding GNAT family N-acetyltransferase → MRPDRTDKGVQGMEIVFDAYVISDNKDKLDHAVILDYLARSYWASNRPQERIIKSIANSDCYGVYLEGRQVGFARVVTDGATFYYLCDVFILEAYQGQGLGKKLIDAIVHAPEYEDMTGLLGTKDAHGLYKQYGFEPSEGRFMRRAPQAVQAITPNETA, encoded by the coding sequence ATGAGACCGGACCGGACCGATAAAGGGGTGCAGGGGATGGAAATCGTATTCGATGCCTATGTCATTTCGGATAACAAAGACAAGCTGGACCATGCCGTTATTTTGGATTATTTGGCCAGAAGCTACTGGGCAAGCAACCGGCCGCAGGAGCGGATTATTAAATCCATCGCGAACTCGGACTGCTATGGCGTATACCTTGAGGGACGGCAGGTCGGTTTTGCCCGTGTCGTCACGGACGGGGCCACGTTCTATTATCTGTGCGACGTGTTTATCCTTGAAGCTTATCAGGGACAGGGGCTGGGCAAAAAGCTGATCGATGCGATCGTACACGCTCCCGAATACGAGGATATGACGGGCCTGCTCGGCACGAAAGATGCCCATGGGCTGTACAAGCAATACGGCTTCGAGCCCAGCGAAGGACGTTTCATGCGCAGGGCCCCTCAAGCCGTTCAGGCCATTACGCCGAATGAAACGGCTTGA
- the rpiA gene encoding ribose-5-phosphate isomerase RpiA, whose amino-acid sequence MNVKQLAAEKAVEHIEHGMTVGLGTGTTAYFAIQRIAARVKEGLGIRAVASSMHSEELARQLGIPIAPFAAIEGIDVTIDGADEVDEALNLIKGGGGALLREKILAANSAKFIVIVDESKLVRKLGTFPLPVEVIPFAYELTRRQVQALGCEPTLRTVDGKTFVTDNGNFILDCAFPVIDNPADLSGKLHLIPGVAEHGLFVKMTDTVIIGSGDGTTRYL is encoded by the coding sequence ATGAACGTAAAACAACTGGCGGCAGAGAAGGCCGTCGAACATATCGAACACGGCATGACCGTTGGCCTCGGAACGGGCACGACGGCTTACTTTGCCATTCAGCGCATCGCTGCCCGCGTGAAGGAAGGGCTTGGCATCCGGGCCGTAGCCAGCTCGATGCATTCGGAAGAACTGGCGCGGCAGCTCGGTATTCCCATCGCGCCCTTCGCCGCGATTGAAGGCATCGATGTCACGATCGACGGCGCGGACGAGGTCGACGAGGCGTTGAACCTGATCAAGGGCGGAGGCGGAGCGCTGCTCCGAGAGAAGATCCTGGCTGCGAACAGCGCCAAATTCATCGTCATCGTCGACGAATCGAAGCTTGTCCGCAAGCTGGGGACATTCCCGCTGCCGGTGGAGGTCATCCCGTTCGCCTATGAGCTCACGAGGAGACAAGTACAGGCCTTGGGCTGCGAACCAACGCTTCGGACCGTCGACGGCAAGACGTTCGTGACGGATAACGGCAACTTCATTCTCGATTGCGCTTTCCCTGTCATCGACAATCCGGCGGATTTGAGCGGCAAGCTGCACTTGATTCCCGGTGTCGCGGAGCATGGATTATTCGTGAAGATGACCGATACCGTCATTATCGGCAGCGGCGATGGGACGACTCGTTATCTGTAA
- a CDS encoding class I SAM-dependent methyltransferase, whose protein sequence is METYYWDGKIDYLKASERLYYNDDYVQFLVERVWKIDKPMHIMDFGCGFGHMGARLLPLLPEGSAYDGMDMGAGLIEHARALFRHAPYKTSFTVGDITKTAVERKYDIAVCHAVLLHMADPEALLRAMAGCVRPGGLVIAFEPHWIGNAANYDYEGIEQLDVTPLGLLQELYERDRRRTGKDGNIGLKLPKLFARIGLGGVQCRLSDKVNLHDPGMDEEERARLFEGIRIADPGEREPFTLQLLERGMSPVEADRLYEAEHRLSREFNASVFAAYAPGMKITFGTVQEDSTPT, encoded by the coding sequence ATGGAAACGTATTATTGGGACGGTAAAATTGATTACTTGAAAGCATCGGAGCGCTTGTATTACAACGATGATTATGTGCAGTTTCTGGTAGAACGCGTCTGGAAGATCGACAAGCCCATGCATATCATGGATTTTGGCTGCGGCTTCGGCCATATGGGAGCAAGGCTGCTGCCGCTGCTGCCCGAAGGCTCGGCCTACGACGGCATGGACATGGGCGCCGGGCTGATCGAACACGCGCGCGCTCTCTTCAGGCATGCGCCGTACAAGACGTCGTTCACGGTCGGGGATATAACGAAGACGGCGGTCGAACGCAAATACGACATCGCGGTCTGCCATGCCGTGCTCCTTCATATGGCCGATCCGGAGGCGCTGCTTCGCGCCATGGCAGGATGCGTGCGTCCCGGCGGGCTCGTGATCGCGTTCGAGCCCCACTGGATCGGCAACGCGGCCAACTATGATTACGAAGGGATCGAGCAATTGGACGTCACGCCGCTGGGCTTGCTTCAGGAATTGTACGAGCGCGACCGCCGCCGGACGGGGAAGGACGGCAACATCGGCTTGAAGCTGCCGAAGCTGTTCGCCCGAATCGGGCTGGGCGGCGTGCAGTGCCGGCTGAGCGATAAAGTGAACCTACATGACCCGGGCATGGACGAGGAGGAGCGGGCACGGCTGTTCGAGGGGATACGAATCGCCGATCCCGGCGAGCGCGAACCGTTCACCTTGCAATTGCTCGAGCGGGGCATGTCGCCGGTCGAAGCCGACCGTCTGTACGAGGCCGAGCATCGCTTATCGCGCGAATTCAACGCTTCCGTCTTCGCCGCTTACGCGCCTGGCATGAAGATAACGTTCGGGACGGTGCAGGAGGACTCAACCCCAACATGA
- a CDS encoding class I SAM-dependent methyltransferase — protein sequence MHEQVAKANKAAWETKAYQAWVHSYGTPAELAEELKQSGMHNLRYWLKYTGDLKGKRVLNLLGSHGRKAIAMAMQGAEVTVVDISEENRLYALEVAAAAGVNLTYICSDALRIPDEERLGQFDFVLMEFGVLHYFTNLNDIFSVVRHRLGAGGRFLLTDFHPFARAWLNTTNLSQPSGDYFDESLKEGDVAFGKLLPEEEQSGLNKVLVRGWTVGDIITAIASTGLYIRTFEEIPGATNPKVPEFYTLIADNADVRLAPLHP from the coding sequence TTGCATGAGCAAGTAGCGAAAGCGAACAAGGCGGCGTGGGAAACGAAGGCGTACCAGGCATGGGTACATAGCTACGGAACGCCAGCGGAGCTTGCGGAGGAACTGAAGCAGAGCGGTATGCACAACTTGCGGTATTGGTTGAAATATACGGGCGATCTGAAGGGGAAGCGCGTGCTGAACCTGCTTGGTTCCCATGGCCGAAAGGCAATCGCGATGGCGATGCAGGGGGCAGAGGTAACCGTCGTGGATATCTCGGAAGAAAATCGCTTATATGCCTTGGAGGTTGCGGCTGCTGCGGGCGTGAATCTGACGTATATCTGTTCGGACGCCTTGCGGATTCCGGATGAAGAGAGGCTTGGGCAATTCGATTTCGTGTTGATGGAATTCGGGGTGCTGCACTATTTCACGAACTTGAACGACATCTTCTCGGTCGTCCGCCACAGGCTTGGCGCTGGCGGCCGGTTCCTGTTGACGGACTTCCATCCCTTCGCGCGCGCCTGGCTGAACACGACGAATCTGAGCCAGCCGAGCGGCGATTACTTCGACGAGAGCTTGAAGGAAGGCGACGTGGCTTTTGGAAAACTGCTGCCCGAGGAAGAGCAGTCCGGTCTGAACAAAGTGCTGGTGCGAGGCTGGACGGTCGGCGACATCATTACCGCGATCGCTTCGACTGGGCTGTATATCCGGACGTTCGAGGAGATCCCCGGTGCGACGAATCCGAAGGTTCCCGAGTTTTATACGCTGATTGCAGATAACGCGGATGTACGGCTTGCGCCGCTGCATCCTTGA
- a CDS encoding AraC family transcriptional regulator codes for MINDYIARLDDHVKFLHATRQPSFNIHFHLHQGCEMFFLIRGDVNYFVDKAVYRLRIGDLIITNEHEIHKPALTTDAPYERVTIEFDPALVALFQTNELNLLQCFYDRPIGEHNKIRLSEHERAALEALFAKYDELQKQPYPETPVVKLGCLLEILVLVQRCFYKNKDKDSGLDLPPQLAPVIAYLDRHLAEDLSLERLEGLFFISKYHLSRLFKKHTGSTIHEYILYKRIALAKTLLREGRSVTEASMDAGFNDYSGFLRVFKKKVGLLPRQYAKQHYASPGK; via the coding sequence ATGATCAACGACTATATCGCCCGGCTCGACGACCATGTGAAATTCCTCCATGCGACGCGTCAACCGTCGTTCAATATTCATTTCCATTTGCATCAGGGCTGCGAAATGTTCTTCCTCATACGGGGCGACGTGAATTATTTCGTGGACAAAGCCGTTTATCGGCTGCGAATCGGCGATCTCATCATTACGAACGAGCATGAAATTCATAAGCCGGCCCTCACGACGGATGCGCCGTACGAGCGGGTGACGATTGAATTCGATCCGGCGCTGGTCGCCCTATTCCAGACGAACGAGCTGAACCTGCTTCAATGCTTCTATGACCGGCCCATCGGCGAGCATAACAAGATCAGGCTGAGCGAGCACGAACGCGCGGCGCTTGAGGCGCTGTTCGCCAAATACGACGAGCTTCAGAAGCAGCCTTATCCCGAAACGCCGGTCGTCAAACTGGGCTGCCTGCTCGAAATCCTCGTTCTCGTGCAGCGCTGTTTCTATAAGAACAAAGACAAGGACAGCGGATTGGACCTGCCTCCGCAGCTCGCCCCGGTGATCGCTTATCTCGACCGGCATCTGGCCGAAGATTTATCGCTGGAACGGCTGGAGGGCTTGTTCTTCATCAGCAAATACCATCTAAGCCGGCTGTTCAAGAAGCATACCGGGAGCACGATCCATGAATACATCCTTTACAAGCGCATCGCCTTGGCCAAAACTCTGCTCCGGGAAGGACGCAGCGTAACCGAAGCCAGCATGGATGCAGGCTTTAACGATTATTCGGGCTTCCTCCGCGTGTTCAAGAAGAAAGTCGGTCTCCTGCCCAGACAATACGCCAAGCAGCACTATGCATCCCCGGGCAAGTGA
- a CDS encoding GNAT family N-acetyltransferase — MTERLVLRQLKLGDAPELFAYFAKDEVTEYYDLDSFTEQQQAASLIQRWNERFDRQDGIRWGIALKSEDRIIGTCGFHSWTKEHAKAEIGYELSPAYWQQGIMSEALGSVIPYGFESMGLNRIEAFIDPDNISSRKLLEKAGLREEGLLRDYFYEKGRFVDAVLFARLKRDC; from the coding sequence ATGACCGAACGGCTCGTACTTCGCCAGTTGAAGCTCGGGGATGCTCCAGAACTGTTCGCGTATTTTGCAAAAGACGAGGTCACCGAATACTACGATTTGGACAGCTTCACGGAGCAGCAGCAAGCGGCATCGCTTATCCAGCGCTGGAACGAGCGATTCGATCGGCAGGACGGCATCCGCTGGGGAATTGCCTTGAAATCCGAGGACCGTATCATCGGAACCTGCGGGTTTCATAGCTGGACGAAGGAACATGCGAAAGCGGAAATCGGCTACGAATTATCGCCCGCCTACTGGCAGCAAGGCATTATGAGCGAAGCACTGGGCAGCGTCATTCCTTACGGGTTCGAGTCGATGGGGCTTAATCGCATTGAAGCCTTCATCGATCCGGATAATATAAGCTCGAGGAAGCTGCTGGAGAAAGCAGGCCTGCGCGAAGAGGGGCTGCTGCGGGACTATTTCTATGAGAAGGGGCGTTTCGTGGATGCCGTGCTGTTTGCAAGGCTGAAGCGGGATTGTTAG
- the sigK gene encoding RNA polymerase sporulation sigma factor SigK — translation MPGFFAAIALFIKQLSLLVSYVKNNAFPQPLQEEEELRHLQLMAEGNQQSRNLLIEHNLRLVAHIVKKFDNTGEGLEDLISIGTIGLIKAIESFQTGKGTKLATFAARCIENEILMHLRSLKKTRKDVSLHDPIGTDKEGNEITLIDILGTEADEVADRVQLKIEKSKIYKNLDILDEREKEVVVGRFGLITGGEERTQREIAKELGISRSYVSRIEKRALMKLYHEFYKAKK, via the coding sequence ATGCCTGGATTTTTTGCTGCAATCGCATTGTTCATTAAACAGCTGTCGCTTCTTGTCTCCTATGTCAAAAACAATGCTTTTCCCCAGCCGCTGCAAGAAGAGGAGGAGCTTCGGCATCTTCAGCTAATGGCGGAAGGAAACCAGCAGTCGCGTAATTTGCTTATCGAGCACAATCTGCGTCTCGTGGCTCACATCGTGAAGAAATTCGACAACACGGGCGAAGGGCTGGAAGATCTCATCTCCATCGGCACGATCGGATTAATCAAGGCGATCGAAAGCTTTCAGACGGGAAAAGGTACGAAGCTCGCGACGTTCGCTGCTCGTTGTATAGAAAACGAAATACTTATGCATCTTCGGTCGCTCAAGAAGACCCGCAAGGACGTGTCCCTGCACGATCCGATCGGAACGGACAAAGAGGGCAACGAAATCACCCTCATCGATATCCTCGGCACGGAAGCGGACGAAGTCGCGGATCGGGTGCAATTGAAAATCGAGAAGAGCAAAATATATAAAAACCTGGACATATTGGACGAACGGGAGAAAGAAGTCGTCGTCGGACGGTTCGGCCTCATCACCGGCGGGGAGGAACGGACGCAGCGGGAAATCGCGAAGGAGCTCGGCATTTCGCGCTCGTACGTGTCGCGCATCGAGAAGCGGGCGCTGATGAAGCTGTACCATGAGTTTTATAAGGCGAAGAAGTGA
- a CDS encoding helix-turn-helix domain-containing protein produces MAIIINIDVMLAKRKMSVTELSERVGITMANLSILKNGKAKAVRISTLEAICKALDCQPGDVLEYRPEENT; encoded by the coding sequence ATGGCCATTATAATTAATATTGACGTGATGCTGGCGAAGCGGAAAATGAGCGTCACGGAGCTTTCGGAGAGAGTCGGAATCACCATGGCTAACCTATCCATATTGAAGAACGGAAAGGCGAAAGCCGTCCGGATTTCGACGTTAGAAGCCATATGCAAGGCGTTAGATTGCCAGCCTGGGGATGTTTTGGAGTACAGACCCGAAGAAAATACGTAA
- a CDS encoding Gfo/Idh/MocA family protein, protein MSDRIIKFGLVGIGSIGQHHVNYLRSMDHVALVGVCDTDKEKADATAKVCGARAYYDAIDLLDQAELDVVIIAVPHYDHPAIAIEAFKRGIHVLCEKPIAVHVNAAKAMIQAYEAAKGQKPDLQFAIMFQERTLPFYAKLKEIMESGALGKLTRATWIHTKWFRSQAYYDSGGWRATWAGEGGGILTNQCPHTLDMYQWLFGLPDLISGHAHIGKYHDIEVEDEVTAYFEHASGMVGHLIVTTAELPGTNRMEIVGDLGKLILENNKLLYYKYPQSMLAFSQETDQRFAEWDIAPEEIAVDTNVPNGHHVVTERLVQRLLGQQVDLIAEGPEGLGSLTLANGIMLSSFQKRPVTVPIDGNAFQAELEERIRTSNYVKKAVQAPAANPDMSASFGTTK, encoded by the coding sequence ATGAGCGATCGTATCATTAAATTCGGGCTTGTCGGGATCGGCAGCATTGGGCAGCATCATGTGAACTATTTGCGCAGCATGGATCATGTGGCATTAGTCGGCGTCTGCGACACGGACAAGGAGAAGGCGGACGCAACGGCGAAGGTTTGCGGGGCAAGAGCCTATTATGACGCCATCGATTTACTGGATCAAGCCGAACTGGACGTTGTCATCATTGCGGTACCGCATTACGATCATCCTGCCATTGCGATCGAAGCGTTCAAGCGGGGCATTCATGTCCTGTGCGAGAAGCCGATCGCGGTTCATGTCAATGCCGCCAAGGCGATGATTCAAGCCTATGAAGCGGCCAAAGGGCAGAAGCCGGACCTGCAATTCGCCATTATGTTCCAGGAGCGGACGCTGCCTTTCTACGCCAAACTCAAGGAAATCATGGAAAGCGGCGCACTGGGCAAGCTGACGCGCGCGACATGGATTCATACCAAATGGTTTCGTTCCCAAGCGTATTACGACAGCGGCGGCTGGCGCGCGACATGGGCTGGCGAGGGCGGAGGCATTCTGACCAATCAATGTCCGCATACGCTGGATATGTATCAATGGCTGTTCGGTTTGCCGGACTTGATCTCGGGTCATGCCCATATCGGCAAATACCACGATATCGAGGTAGAGGACGAAGTAACGGCTTATTTCGAGCATGCATCCGGCATGGTCGGCCATCTGATCGTGACGACGGCGGAGCTGCCGGGTACGAACCGGATGGAAATCGTGGGCGATCTAGGCAAGCTCATTTTGGAAAATAACAAGCTGCTTTATTATAAATATCCGCAATCGATGCTCGCGTTCTCGCAGGAGACGGATCAGCGTTTTGCCGAATGGGATATTGCGCCGGAGGAGATCGCGGTCGACACGAACGTTCCGAACGGGCATCACGTCGTAACGGAACGGCTGGTGCAGCGGCTGCTCGGCCAACAGGTCGACCTGATTGCGGAAGGACCGGAAGGGCTTGGTTCGCTTACGTTAGCCAATGGCATCATGCTGTCTTCCTTCCAGAAGCGGCCCGTTACGGTGCCGATTGACGGCAACGCTTTCCAAGCGGAGCTGGAAGAGCGGATTCGCACCTCGAACTATGTGAAGAAGGCCGTCCAAGCGCCGGCTGCAAACCCAGACATGTCCGCTTCCTTCGGGACGACCAAATAG
- a CDS encoding DUF2975 domain-containing protein gives MERGTTLFLKIVVCLIGLAILALFIFLVPAIGNYAAELYPDQAYVKVLFFIDFYAMAIPVYFALYQAFNLLVYIDKNQAFSELAVTALKHIKNCAFTISVLYAAGMPLFYLLAERDDSPGVIVIGMLMIFASLVIAVFAAVLQKLLRNAIDIKAENELTV, from the coding sequence ATGGAACGAGGAACAACACTCTTTTTAAAGATCGTCGTTTGTCTAATTGGACTTGCGATACTTGCGCTGTTCATCTTCTTGGTGCCGGCGATCGGAAACTATGCAGCGGAATTGTATCCGGATCAGGCGTACGTGAAAGTGCTCTTTTTTATTGATTTCTATGCGATGGCGATCCCGGTTTACTTTGCCCTGTATCAAGCGTTTAACCTTCTCGTCTATATTGACAAGAACCAGGCGTTCTCGGAATTAGCCGTAACGGCATTGAAGCATATCAAGAACTGCGCGTTCACAATCAGCGTTTTGTATGCAGCGGGGATGCCGCTCTTCTATCTCCTGGCTGAGAGAGACGATTCCCCAGGGGTGATCGTCATCGGAATGCTCATGATTTTCGCCTCCTTGGTCATTGCGGTCTTCGCCGCGGTATTGCAGAAGCTGTTACGGAACGCCATCGATATTAAAGCCGAGAATGAATTAACGGTCTGA
- a CDS encoding sugar phosphate isomerase/epimerase family protein, which yields MAAVKLTCFADEISHDLEEQLDVLQQEGLRHIEVRGVWGKNVLDLTGEELRQIRAMTKERGFGISSIASPIGKYALQDDFAPQIESLHRAIAAAHALETPYIRVFSYYLPENASLDDCRDEVLSRMKQLADIAAQHHVTLILENDDHLYGAKDDRCLDILQHCASDSLRLALDPGNFVINGVKPMTDAYPKLQSYAAYIHVKDATAEPRRFVPAGEGDGQIDRLLPALREREYAGFLSVEPHLHDYMPHASNPKRVVTAVRALKRLLEQADMAWE from the coding sequence ATGGCTGCCGTTAAACTCACATGCTTCGCCGATGAGATTTCGCATGACTTGGAAGAACAGTTGGATGTGCTGCAGCAGGAGGGACTTCGCCATATCGAGGTTCGCGGCGTATGGGGCAAGAATGTCCTCGATTTGACCGGAGAAGAGCTCCGGCAAATCCGCGCGATGACCAAAGAACGCGGCTTCGGCATCTCGTCCATCGCGTCGCCGATTGGCAAATACGCGCTCCAAGACGATTTCGCGCCGCAAATCGAGAGCTTGCATCGGGCGATCGCGGCCGCGCATGCACTGGAGACGCCATATATCCGGGTGTTCTCGTATTACTTGCCGGAGAACGCCAGCTTGGACGACTGCCGGGACGAAGTGCTGAGCCGCATGAAGCAGCTGGCCGATATCGCCGCGCAGCATCATGTCACGCTTATACTGGAGAATGACGATCATCTGTACGGCGCTAAGGACGACCGCTGTCTGGACATCCTGCAGCATTGCGCATCGGACTCCCTTCGGCTTGCGCTTGATCCGGGCAACTTCGTCATCAACGGCGTGAAGCCGATGACGGATGCCTATCCGAAATTGCAATCGTACGCGGCTTACATCCATGTGAAGGATGCGACAGCCGAGCCGAGGCGATTCGTGCCGGCCGGCGAGGGAGACGGTCAGATCGATCGGCTGCTGCCAGCGCTTCGGGAGCGCGAGTACGCCGGATTCCTGTCCGTAGAGCCGCATCTGCACGATTACATGCCGCATGCCAGCAATCCCAAACGCGTCGTGACGGCTGTCCGCGCGTTGAAACGGCTGCTGGAGCAGGCGGATATGGCGTGGGAATAA
- a CDS encoding DUF2975 domain-containing protein, with product MKRGTTLFLKAAVILMGIPVLALCVFAVPEIGNFAAKSYPNIGPMNYLVFAVMYGAAVPYYIALYQAFTLLRYIDENKAFSELAVQALKKIKYCAIAISGLYVLGMPLLRLIAKKVDPPIGLLGLIIILASLVIAVFASILERLLKEAVDLKSENDFIV from the coding sequence ATGAAACGAGGAACAACGTTATTTTTAAAGGCAGCCGTTATTTTGATGGGCATCCCGGTTCTTGCCTTATGCGTATTCGCAGTGCCCGAGATCGGGAATTTCGCAGCAAAATCGTATCCGAATATCGGCCCGATGAATTATCTCGTTTTCGCCGTGATGTACGGAGCGGCTGTGCCTTATTATATCGCTCTCTATCAGGCTTTCACCCTTCTACGGTACATAGACGAGAACAAGGCGTTCTCGGAATTAGCTGTCCAAGCGTTAAAGAAGATCAAGTACTGCGCGATTGCGATCAGCGGTTTGTATGTATTGGGCATGCCGCTCCTTCGGCTTATTGCGAAGAAAGTTGACCCACCCATTGGATTATTGGGGCTCATCATTATATTGGCTTCGCTGGTTATCGCCGTGTTTGCTTCTATCCTAGAGCGGCTTTTGAAAGAAGCTGTCGATTTGAAATCGGAGAATGACTTCATTGTCTAA
- a CDS encoding GNAT family N-acetyltransferase, whose amino-acid sequence MLDKSIPYFNVIMKRSAALPVPVPVLPAGYSFAAFTEGDETHWADIEAAVGEFEDGGEAKGYFHDAYLPERDQLSERVLFARTPDGEYAGTVTAWWNDDGDRRVASLHWLAVKPGFQGLGLGKALVRQCLLTLARTEGKQDVYLHTQTWSYKAVGLYLQTGFEIEPTSSFGSYRNDYEQAMPWLRERLNR is encoded by the coding sequence ATGCTGGACAAGTCGATTCCGTATTTCAACGTGATCATGAAACGAAGCGCCGCGCTGCCTGTTCCGGTTCCCGTGCTGCCTGCCGGGTATTCGTTTGCTGCTTTCACGGAAGGCGATGAAACGCATTGGGCTGACATTGAAGCTGCAGTTGGAGAGTTTGAAGATGGTGGCGAGGCGAAGGGGTATTTTCACGACGCATATTTGCCGGAGCGGGACCAGTTGTCCGAACGCGTCTTGTTCGCGAGAACTCCAGACGGCGAATACGCGGGCACCGTTACCGCTTGGTGGAATGACGACGGGGATCGGCGAGTAGCTTCGCTCCACTGGCTTGCCGTGAAGCCGGGCTTCCAAGGACTTGGCCTAGGCAAAGCGCTCGTTCGACAATGCCTGCTGACGCTGGCGCGCACGGAAGGCAAGCAAGATGTCTATTTGCATACGCAGACTTGGAGCTATAAGGCGGTAGGCCTGTACTTGCAGACAGGTTTTGAGATCGAGCCGACGTCAAGCTTCGGCAGCTACCGGAACGATTACGAGCAGGCGATGCCGTGGCTTCGCGAACGATTGAACAGGTGA
- a CDS encoding HAD family hydrolase, with the protein MLKAVLFDLDGTLLDRDRSLVSFLEQQYERVPGFRSVGKKAFIHRFIELDQKGYVWKDRVYQALIEEWKLSLDWQELLDDYVSSFKYHCIGFPGLLGMLEELKLQGLKLGIITNGFGVFQMNNIRGLGIEGYFDAILVSEIEGLRKPDVRIFELALRRLGVEPGEAVFVGDHPVNDVEASMRAGMRGVWKEDEALGRPGGDAWTIRELPELLGLIGDRKQWIS; encoded by the coding sequence ATGCTGAAAGCAGTCTTGTTCGACTTGGACGGCACGCTGCTGGACCGCGACCGGTCGTTGGTGTCGTTCTTGGAACAGCAATACGAACGCGTGCCTGGGTTCCGGAGCGTCGGCAAAAAGGCGTTTATCCATCGCTTCATTGAGCTGGACCAGAAAGGCTACGTGTGGAAAGACCGCGTCTATCAGGCGCTGATCGAAGAGTGGAAGCTGAGTCTGGATTGGCAGGAGCTGTTGGACGATTATGTTTCCTCTTTCAAGTACCACTGCATCGGGTTTCCGGGGCTGCTCGGGATGCTGGAGGAACTGAAGCTGCAAGGGCTTAAACTGGGCATCATCACGAACGGGTTCGGCGTCTTCCAGATGAACAACATCCGCGGCTTGGGGATTGAGGGGTACTTCGATGCGATTCTCGTTTCGGAAATCGAAGGGTTACGGAAGCCGGATGTTCGTATCTTCGAGCTGGCGCTGCGGCGGCTCGGCGTCGAACCGGGAGAAGCCGTCTTCGTCGGCGACCATCCCGTGAACGACGTGGAAGCGAGCATGCGCGCAGGGATGCGCGGCGTCTGGAAGGAAGACGAGGCGCTTGGCCGACCAGGCGGCGATGCATGGACGATCAGGGAATTGCCCGAGCTGCTCGGCCTGATTGGGGACCGGAAGCAATGGATATCTTAA